The Bacteroidota bacterium DNA segment CTTTTTGCCTGAAACTAGACTAGACAAGCCGTTCATTCCCTTTGCTACAACTAACGAATCTTCCTTCTTAACATTCTTTTGTTTTAGTCGTTCGTTTATATGTGTTTTTACAGTAGAGAAATTATCTACATCTTTCAAACTCATATTAGTAACCAATACTAAATGTTCTCCGGTATATTTATCTACAATATAATCGGACATATAATTTAATTGGTGTATTTGAGATGGAATAACTTTGCTTACATATGGATTATTAAACAAAATTTTATTTTGCTGAGAAAGTGGTGTTACACAATGAATCTTGTTCTCTTTAGCAAACTTGGAGATATAGGAAAAAGAAGAATTGTACAATGGACCTACAAATAAATCCATCTGCTTTAATTCGGGCTTGCTCATTAGCTCTACAACCTTAGCACTATCATTTTCATCCACATCATACACAAACAATCTATAATTTACGCCTGTCTTTTTAAGCGAATCAAGTGCAAGTATGAAACCATTGTAAAAAGAAACTGCAACTTCTGTTTTACCTGAAAAAGATTCATCCCCCTTTGCTATTTTATCTACATCAACGCCAAGCGATTTTTCCAATACAAATGGCAAGAACAAAGCAATATTGTACAAATCCTTTTTCTCTATTTTGGGTTCTACTGTTTCTATTTTTTTTTGCTGTACCGCAATTGTTGATTTACTATTTTTTTTAGGAATAAGCAGCATCATCCCTTTTTTCAACCCATCTGTTGCGGCAGGATTGGCCTTAACTATATCTTCCTCTGTTAGTGTGTATTTCTTGGCAATAGAATACATTGTCTGCCCTTTTTCAACCAAATGAATGATATACTTTGCAGTATCTACATTTTCAGTTACAGATGAAGTTGGCGCTACAGTTGAAGTAACTGGAGGCTTGGGTTTCGCATCAACAGATTTAATTTCTTTTTCAGAAGTACTTAACCCAGTTTTCGGAATTTTTAAAATTTGACCATCTTTTATTCCATCTATAGATTCCGGATTCTCTTTTACCAAATCGTTTACCGATACAGAATATGTTTTAGCAATTTTATAGAGCGTTTCGCCTTTAAGAACTTTATGCTCTACAGCATTCTTATTTTTAGAGGGAGTATCATTAGCCTTTTTTTCAGGCTGCTTGGCTTGTGCGTAAACGCTTGTCGCTGTATAAAATACAAACAGCAGTCCAATAAAAAAACTATTGCCAAATTTTAAAATTTGGCAATAGTTACATGTTAAAATTCTATGTAGATACTTGTTCAAATACAATCTACAAAACTTATTTATTGTTGAATAAATCTTTCACTTTAGGAGCTTTTTCTGCGCCTGCATCCGCTTCAAAATACGGACGTGATGCAAATCCCCAAGCAAATATACTGTTAGGAAACACTCTTATGTAGGTATTAAACCCTTGAACAGTTTCGTTAAAAATTCTACGTTCATTGGCAATACGATTTTCAGTTCCTTCTAACTGTGTTTGCAAGTCTCTAAAATTTTCATTTGCTTTTAATTGAGGGTATTGCTCGGAAACAACCAATAGCCTAGAGAGTGTTGAGCTCACTTCTCCTTGAGCTGCTTGAAATTTCTTCATGGAATTTTCATCCATTTTAGAAGGATCAATCGTTACGCTAGTGGCTTTTGATCTAGCCTCAATAACTGCGGTAAGTGTGCCTTTTTCAAAATCGGCAACTTGTTGCACTACTGCCACCAAGTTCGGAATTAAATCAGACCTCCGTTGATACTGATTTTCCACTTGCTGCCAAGATGCAGTAACAGTCACGTCTTTACGAACTATGTTATTTCTAATTCCAATAGCCCAAATAACGATTAGTCCTAAAACACCGAGTATGGCTATTAGCGTGATTGTTCCTTTTTTCATTTTTACTTTTTTATATATCTACTATAAAAACACAGGCAATTTGTATGCCATTGTTATATTACTCTACAATAAATTTACCTTGGGCAACATTTGCACCATCATTACTCTTCAAGGAGTAATTATAAACTCCTTTAGCAAAATCAGAAACATTCAAATAAATTGAATTCTTTCCAAGATTCATTGATGAGTATGGCTTTTCAAATACAATTTTACCAGCAATATCTGTTACCACAATATTTACACTTGCAGACTCTTTCAAATCAACAACAATATTAGTGAAGTTGCTTGCAGGATTTGGGAATACGTTTGCTTTAGCCCAACCAGCATGTTTTTCGATAGATGTAGCAAGTGGTTGAGATTTCATGTGTATTTCATCAATAATCAAAACAGAACCGTTATTAGTAGAATCCGGAGTGTGAGATGATAAAATATTAATGAATAAAGAATCTGGCACCATTGCACAATTCAATGGGAAAGACATTCTTTTATACGTAGATGTAGAATCTAAGTATGCAAAAACAACTCCCACATAGTTTGTTAATTTACTAGCCGCTGCCACAACAGTAGCAGAATCTGAGCCTACAGGCATGTATTTGTAGTAAAATATCAAACTATCAAATTGTGTTGTATAAGGAAATGAAGGTCTTCCACTAAATGGGTTACCATTCATCATCTCATAAAAACCAAATGAAGAGGTAGAATGTCTGGTAGTCATTTTAAGTGCATAATTGCCTTTGTATTTGTCGGTAGTTTTTTCAACAAATGGAGCGCCCTCAGCTACATAAGAGAAAGAATTCATAAACCCAGAACTCCAACTGGTTGGGTCTTCAATACTAACAGTTGTCCATTGCTCAAAATCTGTATTAGGCACTTGCTGGGTAATTGAAGTACCGGCAAATTGAATGTTATCAAACTGAATCCAACTTCCATTTTTTGCTGTAGGAACTGTATAAAAATCTTCAGGCAAACTAGATGTTGCTGCAATAATTACAGAATCTGGAGCTTGAGTATAGGCTAATGGGAATGAAAATGTGGTGTAAGAATTTTGAACTCCTGCAATTTTATAAATTCCTCCACCTACTTCTAAGCCATTTTTCTTAAACAGAACAAGTAATAATGCAGTATCACCAGTTTGAATATTGTATTTATAAGAACCTGTAATAGAAGTTGGCGTTTGTGTATAAGGAAACCCTCCTGTTAAACCATCTTCGGCCATTCCGAAAATAAAATAACCGAAATTGGTATCTTGACCAACAATTTGAGTTTCTAGTTTAATTGCATAATTACCACTTACCTTATCTGTAGTTTTTGATGCATTAGAACTGCCCGATAAAAAATGACCTTGGAAGGCAGATGTTTCAGCGGTATCTAACTCATCCCAAGAAGCTGTGTTCCAGTTTTCAAAATTTCCGTTAGGTATTGATTGTGCATTTGCAAATGCAACAAGTACTAATAAAGAAAGTGATAGTAAATATTTTTTCATTGTGTATGTTTTAGTTGGTTTAATTATACAAAAAAATTACGAATTATGTGTTATAAAACTAGTAAATACATTTTTTGAGATGCCCAACTAGAAGGCATCTCAAAAATGTGATGAAATTTATTTAATAAGATCTACACTACGTTTTATAAAGCGTGTTAAATCTTCGCCTTTCAATAGATTTTGAGAAAGCAATGCCAAATCTGTTGCTTGTTTCGTTATTGCTTTTTGTTTAGCCTCATCTTTTTCCGACAAAATTTTTCCAAACAGCGGATGATTTGCATTTACAACGAGATTGTACATTTCCGGCATGGTTCCCATAAAGCTCATTCCACCACCACCCATGGCACTCATCTCTTTCATTCTGCGCATAAATTCAGGTTGGGTAATCAGCATTGGGCTATCTTTCTCACTCAAGCTCTCAAACACAACGGTAAATCTGTCTTTGGTTACAGTACTTTCAATTATTGGAGTAAGTGTTTTCTTTTCGTCTTCTGTAAGTTTTGATGGAATTTGCTGGTCCTTCTTAATTAAATTATCTATCGTATCTGCATCTACACGAACAAAACTTATATCGGCAGATTTTTGTTCCATAAAATTTATAAAATGTGGGTCGATTGGCGAATCAAAAATCAGCACATCGTATCCTTTTTCTTTTGCAGATTCAATAAAGCTGTGTTGCTCAACAACATTGGTAGAATATAAATAAATTATTTTTTTCTCTTTATCTGTCTGTAGCGCCTTTACTTTCTCTTTGTATTCATCAAATGTAAATAGCGTATTTTCTATGCTTTTTAGCAAGGCGAATTTCTGCGCTTTCTCAAAAAACTTTTCTTCAGAAAGCATTCCGTACTGAATAAACATTTTTATGTCTTCCCACTTCGACTCAAAATCTTTTCTGTCCTTCTTAAATATTTCCTCCAGCTTATCGGCAACTTTCTTGGTAATATGCGAACTTATTTTTTTCACATTGGCATCGCTCTGCAAATAGCTACGCGACACATTTAGCGGAATATCCGGAGAATCGATTACTCCTCGAAGCAACGTTAAAAAATCAGGCACAATATTCTCTACAGCATCGGTTACAAAAACTTGATTGCAATACAATTGAATTTTATCTTTTTGTACTTCGAACGTTTTTTTAAGTCGAGGGAAATACAAAATACCTGTTAAATTAAAGGGGTAATCCACATTCAAATGAATGTGAAACAAAGGATCTTCAAAGGTTGCGGGATATAATTCCTTGTAAAAATCAGTATAATCTTTATCTGTTAAATCAGCAGGTTTCTTTGTCCATGCCGGCTTGGGATTATTAATTATCTTACCATCAAACTTGATTTCTACCGGTAAAAACTTGCAATATTTCTTTAACAGTGTTTCAATTCGCGCATTTTCTAAAAACTCTGTCGAATCATCTGCTATATGCAAAATAATATCTGTACCTCGTTCGGTGCGGCTATTCTCCTCTATCTTATACTCCGGGCTACCATCGCATTCCCATCGAACTGCCTTAGTTTTTTCCTTAAAGCTCTTCGATATAATTTCAACTTTAGCAGCAACCATAAATGCTGAATAAAATCCAAGCCCAAAATGACCAATAATAGCATTGGCTTCGGGCGTTTTATCCTTGTATTTTTGCACAAATTCTTCTGCCCCTGAAAAAGCAATTTGTGTAATGTATTTTTCTACCTCCTCGGCTGTTAAACCAATACCTTTATCTTTTATGGTAATTGTCTTTTTGTCTTTATCAACCAACACTTCTACTTCGGTATTGCCTATATCGCCTTTAGCTTCGCCCATTGCAGACAACGCTTTTAATTTTTGCGTAGCATCAACAGCATTCGACACTAATTCACGTAAAAATATTTCGTGATCAGAGTACAGAAATTTTTTAATGATGGGGAAAATGTTTTCGGTTTGAACGTTTATTTTACCTGTTTGCATAACTATTAGTATTTACGATTTTATGTTAAAATTAGCAATAAAAGACGCTTCCATTGGGCAAGAAATATGCCAATTGAAAATTAGTGCCAAAATGGCAATACTTTATTTGAAAATAAAGAGATAAGATTACTTAATAAGCTCTAAAGCCTCTTGAATAGTAATATATTGGTCGTTGTAGAAAGACACCACAAATGCATCGCCAAAGCCTTTTTTAGCCATTTCCTCTTTTAACTTAAGTGCAGATTTGTAGTCGTTGTAACTTCCGGTTACATATCTACTTAAACCGGTGGTTGTAATTTCACGTTTTACATTTCCAATAGTTTTGTACTTGGCTTGCATATCAGAAGGAGGTTCTCCTTTATAAATACCTACTTGTACTTTAAATACAACCAAACCTTTATTGAATGTATTTACGGCAGGTCCCGGCTCTGACAAATCTTCCTTAACTACCTTTTTAGGGTTAGCAGGTGTAGCACCTTGGCTAACCAAACTTACTCGGCTTCCGCCCTTGTAAGCAGTAATAAACGCCCCTTTATAGCCTTGTGTAACAATCTCTATTTTCCTAGCAGCAGCTTCTGCAAAAGTAGAGTACGCACCTGCCATGTACTTGTACAATCCATCTTCGGTTTTAATCTCCACTAAATCGGTTATACCCGGAAACACATTTGCAGAAAGCTGTTTTCTATATGCTCCTAATTGCACCCTAAACACAGGTTCATTGGTATTTATATTTGCGGTAGGAATACCTCCATTAGAGCTTCCTGCTTGATTTTGAGACGAGCCTGCATAAGATGAAGATGCACCGGCAGCCAATTCCTTTTGATATGCCTCATAACTTGCAGCTGTTTCTTCTATGTATTTTCCATTCATAAAATAAACAACCTTAGGATTCATCATACTATCCTGAGGAACTTTCTCTTTTCTAATCATTGCCTCGGTAAAGTTCTTGTATTTTCCTACTGTGTAAGCAGTAGAAGAATCGGCTAAATTGGTCGTAATTACATCTTTTATACTTAAAAACTTAGTCATTAATTCAGGCTTGATTCCGGATTTGTAGGCTCCAAGCAAAACAGTATATTCTCTCTTCGGAATACCAGTAAATCCGGGTATCATACTTCCATGCTTTTCGTATTCCATAGAAGCAAATAGTCCGGTTGAATCTAAATAAATATTACGCGCGAGTAATAACATTGAATCTGTTAATTGAACGCCATCCATATTTACAAACGAGCCCGGAGGTGTTTTCAATTCTTTGTCAGCATAATTATAAACACCATCATTATCATCGTCAAATGGACATCCTTTTGCATCAACAGGCACATTTAAAGGAGTATTTGCACACGAATCGTTTATATCTAAAACGCCATCGGCATCTGTATCTTCGTTCCAAATTGCCATAAAATCAACTCCATCAAAATGATTTGCAGGCAATGTGTCTAAATCACTGCTTGGAAGAAAATCTAAGTTATAGGAAAGTGACGCGGTAGAAAATAAAAATTTATCTTTTTGCTTATTGCCTTGTCTTGAGCCTACACTTTTATCTGATATTCCATCTATATAATCTGTGAAGGTAAAATGCATGGTTGACCCAACACGTAAATTTACTTTTTTTGATAAATGCATTAAAAATCCAACACCTACCGGAACTGCGAAAGAGCGCTCAGGATATTTCCCAAAACCATCTGCATTTTGTTCTCTAATGTCTGTTTCAAAATCGTAATCACGTTGAAGAATAACGGTACCGGCTGTATTTGTAGTGCTTGCTTCATCTACATTTCTAATAGAACCATCCGACCAATAATAATAGGTATTACCATTTCTATCTTTTAAATCGGCTTTAGATAAAAATTCAAATGATTCAAATCCTGTAAATATGTATGGGCTAAAAGCTCTGTCCTTTTTAAGAAAATGGTTGAAGTTGTACATTACACCAATTCCACCTAAACGGATATCAGATGTAAAATTTAGATTTCTATCCGTTAAGCGCTCGTTTGCAGATAGTTTTCCAATGTTTGTGTATAAATTTATGGTAAATGCCTTATTGATAGGTTGTGTAAGCATTAGCTCATAACCTATTCTACTTGTTAATGGATTCTGAAAATGTTTTTCGTATAAATCCCCATAAAATGAGAAAAGCCCAACACCCAATGATATGGTGGGTTTAGGAAGTGGACTATCGTCTGTTTGGGTTTCAGGAGACTGACCAAACAGAATTATATGTAAGAAAAAAATGAATACAAATGAAAATGTAAATTTTCGCATCATACGAAAAAAATGTCTTGTTTAATTTTACTCCACTAATATAAACTTTTAATTAGTATTTTCAATATTAGTGAAAAACAAAAGCTTATTATTTATACCACTGCTGACTAGTAATCATTAATGCTTCTTGCACAGTAACTCTTTTACCTTGATTATAAGCAGTTACAAATGGCCCCACAACACCTTTGTTTCTAATTTTTTCGCGATGGTCTCTAGCAGACTTGTATTCATTAAATCCACCAACAGTATATTTTACCCACCCCTGATGATTCTCGATATTAATAGTTTCTGAAATACTATAGGTCTGTTGAAAATAGCTTGTAGCAACATTTCTGTGTATTGCACAAATTTGAACTTTGTAATTAACTCCGTTTGGCGATGCAGGAACCGTAGCGTTGGATGCAGTTGGCGTTGTTTCTTGTGCAGTTGTTGCTGTATTATCAGCAGCAGCATTGTTTGTAGCGGGAGTTGTATTTGTAGTAGTTGGAGTTTCCGCAATAGCGTCAGTACCGCTAGACATATTGTTTACATAAACAGGCGATGCTTTGATAAACGCCTTTTTAGTTTCGTCATTCTCTAAATAAGAAAAAACTCCATCAATATTTTTTTGAGCAACTAAATTAGGACCAACGGTTATTTTATATACAACTCTTACTGTTTCCGTTGCAGGAAGATTTAACCAAACAAATTTTGCTTGACCATCTGCAAATGAAAAATTAGCTCCGGCCGACTCTATAGCAGACGCAACCAATCCATCCGGTATATTCTCCTGTAATTTTGCAAATCCTGAAATTGTTTTTTTATCAATTATAACTTCTACGGTAAACTCTCGTTCTGCTTCTGATGGCATTTTTCTTTCTGTTACAACGTCTACAGGTGTTGTAGAGGTTGCAACATTAGCATAGGTTGCTGTAGTTTCTGTGCTAGGCGTTGGTGTTGTTTGAGTTTCTGTTGTAGCAACCTTTTGCTGACTTTCTGCAGGAGTCTCGGTATTTGCAGGTGTTTCTATAGTTGTTGGTTGAGAAGGAACAGTTTCGGTTGGTGTAGTTTCTGTAGTTGTTGGTGCAGTTGCTGCAACAGGAGTTGTAGTAACTCCCCCTTTCTTTTTCTCTAAGCTGTATGCAGAAAGATCTGTTTCATCCTCAGTAATGGTCATGGTATTTTCCGGAATATCTACAGACAATTTATTATTATCTGACACATAGGAGAATTTGCCTTTTATTGATTTTGTACCAACGGCATCATCACCAATTTTTACCAAGTATAAAATTTTAAATTCTGCTTCTGCAGGAAGGCTTGTCCAAATAAATTTTGCAGATTGATTGGTAAAGGTAAAAGAGGCTCCTTGTGTTTCTATAGGAGTAACTTCAAATCCTTTAGGCCATTCTTGTTGTAACTTGGCAAAACCTGAGGCACTGCCTTTAGTAATTACTACTTCAACCACGAACTCTTGTCGTAGTCCTGCTATGGAAGGAATATCGGCTGTTACAGAAACAGGTTCTTCGAAAAATAAATTTAAGAAGAATAATCCAACCAAATTGATGGAGATTAAGATGTACTTTATCATACGCTATAGTTTATTAGTGAACGTTTTACCTAACCCTATTCGGGTTGGTAGAACTGATACACTATATAACTATAGCAAAAGCAGCCCTACCAACCTTATTGACGCAGATAAAAGGCAATCATCTGTTGAATTGCTTCAACACTTAATTTTGATTTACCTGCGAAAAAGTCGTCTAATGCCGATTTCATTTCTTCGGCTGTAAAAAATCCATCTTTGTTTTTGTCGTAATCTCCGTATTGGTATGATAAGTTGGAACGGTTGATACCTGAATCGTATTCAGCCATCTTTTGTTCGAATTTCAATTCGCTTATTGCAACTCCATTATCATCTACAAATGCTCCACGTTTTGTGTTTGGCTCTTTGTCCATATAATCAGGCACTCCATCTAAATCATCGTCCTTAGGACATCCTCTTGAATTAACCTTCACCCCTTCTGGCGTATCTAAGCATTCATCAATTGCATCTCGGACACCATCGCCATCGCTATCTAATTTGTCTATTGCTAAAAGATCTACTCCTTGGTATATAGGCGCATCTACTACTTTGAGCGGAAAGCTATATATAACCGAGAAGCCTGTGTGCAAAAAGGCATCATTACCTTTTTTAGAAGCATTATTATCTATATAATCGGACAACACTAAATTGTAAGTAACAAAAGCATTTCCGTGCCAATTTTCATTAAACTGAAAACGAGAACCTAATGTTAATGGGATAGTAATAGTTGTTTTAGGATAACTTGTAGCTGAATCTTTTAATTCTGTTTCGTACTTATAATCGCGTTTTATGGTATTCGATTCGAAATAATTGCTTGTAGCTTGCGATTGATCTCTGATTGAGCCATCTGTCCAATAGTGGTATGGATTCCCGTTAGCATCCAGTAAATCGCCTTTCGGATTGAATTTTAGCATAGAAACACCAACACCAACATAGGGAGCGATTTCAGAGCTGCGTTTAATTACTCTGTTATCGTCCAAATGGTAATATCCAGCTATTCCTATTTGGGTAATTGGGGATTCAAAATTTAAATTTTTAGCAGGGTCGTTACTTCGCTGACTTAGCGCTAGTTTCCCGACTAACAAATTAAGTCCAACGCCAAAAGGTGCGTTAAAACGCTTTTCGACATTTATGTGGTACCCGGCTCTGATATGGCTGTACTGGCTAATTGCATCTCCTTTATTGAGGTCTCCGAAATACACAAGTACTCCGGCACCTACACCAATGGTAGGCCACTTGCTTTCAACATTAGCAGTGTCTTCAGGGGCAACTGTTTTAGGATTTGTTTGATTTGTAGTGGTTTGTGCAATCACAATTCCACCAATGTTTGTTATTATTAGAACAAACATCAACTTTTTGGCTAAACGCATAGCTGTGTTGATTTTGGTTATCAACACAATAATAACTAATATTTGCGATAAAGTTGTCATGCCTATAGAAACAAATCTAGTATATAGACCTGTTGATTCTTTGTTAGTAAATTGTTAATTACAAACATTGACTTGTTAATAATCACAGTGTAGATTAACCTGTTTTCACCTACAAAACAGGTGCACAATTTGATGAAAATAAAAAAATGAAACACCTCAAAATAGCTGTATTTTCAGCATTCTTACTACTTTTAAAATTTTCTATTGCACAAACCGGCATTGCTGTTTTTCAATTAAAAAAATCGGATAGCTTAATTCAGAATTTTGTTAATGCACATTCTATTCCTGGAGCAAGCGTTGCAATTACAAAAAAAGGAAATTTGGTTTACAACAGATCATTTGGTTATTCGAACATAGCCAGAACAGACAGTTTAAGACCATACCATAAATTTAGAATTGCAAGTATTTCCAAACCCATTACCTCTATTGCTATTTTTAAATTAATAGACATGGGTCTGCTAACACTTGCAGATACTGTATTTGGGAGCAACAAAATAATTACCGACACCTATTATTTGAATGCAATATCAGACAACAGAATTTTTTCGATTACAATAAAACAACTTTTAGAACACACCGCAGGATGGGACAGGACGCAACCTTGCGATACTTTTTCTTTTTGCGACCCACTTAGCTTTCCGCTGCACGTAACAGCTTCGTTGGGAGAACCCAACCCGGTAGGAGATTCAACACTCATTAAATTTACGCTTCAAAAAGGATTGAACTACACTCCCGGAAGCACTTTTGCTTATTCGAATATGGGCTATTTAATTCTAGGAAAAGTGATTGAAAAAATTTCGGGTAAAAAATATATAGATTTTTTACAAACTGAATTATTCGATCAACTGGGTATTTGCGACATTGAACTAGGGAATACGATTTTACCAAAAGAACGAGAGGTGCAATACGAAGCGTACGACTCTACCTTGTCATGCTATGGCACTAATCAAAAAGTACCATGGCAATACGGAGGTTGGAATTTAGAAGCCATGAACAGCCATGGTGGGTTAATTGCAACAGCAGAAGATTTAGTAAAACTAATTGTTGCGGTTGATAGCTACACCACGTTTCCGGATATTTTAACAAGTCAAAGTATTTTACAAATGCGAACACCATCTACTACTAATCCATTTTATGCAAAGGGGTGGGAAGTTAATCCTGCTAATAACTGGTGGCACACAGGAAGCTTAGATGGAACTGCAAGTTTTATTGCACGCACATCAGGAGAATATACCTGGAGTATTTTATTAAACGCTAGACCTTATTCCAGTCCAAATTTTTGGAATGATTTGGATGCACTTCCATGGAATTGTATAAACACGACAACTGTTTGGCCTACACATAATTTTTTCTCGCCTTCGATAAATGTTTCATCTATTGCTACGTTGCCGGTGTCCGGTACATCTGCAAAAATAAAATGGATAAATGGAAACGGGACCGGACGTCTTTTAATTTGTAGCGAAGATTCGTTAGTGAAAACATATCCACAAAGTGGAATGTTTTATTATGCTAGCGATACATTTGGCAACGGATTTCAATTTTCGCCCAACACGTTTGCTGTTTACACAGGCAGTAAAGATTCGGTTATTCTAAAAAATTTAAACCCAACTAAAAATTATTTCATACAGGCGTTTGAATATTCTCAGAATACAATTACAGGAAATAAAATAATTTACAAAATTAGTTGCGCAGAAAATGCTACATTTAACTTACTGGGAGCATCTTCAAACAATCATCTCTCTAGCACTAATTATCTTGTTTATATTTCGGAGAATTACTTAACAGTGAAACTTAATAAGCATCCAACGCCTGTGCACATTAGAATATACGACCAGCAGGGATGTGTAGTTATGGATACGGAAATTAGAAATAGTGAAAACAACTACACTCTAATAGATTATAAAACAGGAATATATTTTGTAGAGCTGTTAGACAAATCTAATGTTAGATATGTAAAAAAAATATTTCTAAGTAACTAAGTACATTTTAGATAGCTTCAAAATACAAAAACTCTTTTCTTAAACTTTTTTCATCAATTGTTCAAAAAGTATTTTTACTCCTTTCGATGCGTTTTCTTTTACAATGGCAATATTTAGATTTTTCTTTATAGCAACATCACTCGGATCAATCAAAAATATCGGAACATTGGGCATTACAAAGTCTATCAATCCTGCAGCAGGATACACTTGCAAAGAAGTTCCTATCACAACAAAAACATCTGCCGTTTGAGCAATAGACTGCGCCATTTCCATTTTAGGCACCATTTCTCCAAACCAAACAATATGAGGCCTCAACTGAGAGCCTTTTTCGCAAGTATCGCCCAATTTCATCTCCGGTTTCGTTAATTCATAAATCAACCTATCATCTACAGTACTTCTTGCCTTCATTATCTCCCCGTGCAAATGCAGTACTTTTTTAGAACCTGCTCGTTCATGCAAATCGTCAATGTTTTGGGTAATAATATGAACGTCAAAATATTCTTCTAACGCTACCAATGTTTTATGTGCCTCATTAGGAGCCGCAGCCATTACCTGTGATCTTCTTTGGTTGTAAAAATCAAGCACCATTGCCGGATTTCGTTGCCATGCATCAAAAGTAGCTACATCGGTTATTTTATAGTTCTCCCACAAACCATCACTTCCTCTAAATGTTTTTATCCCACTTTCTGCACTTATTCCCGCACCTGTAAAAACTACTAGTTTTTTCATTTTTGAATGGCTTTTATTAATACTAAATAAGGCAAAAAGTTAAAACATATTTTTATATTAGTACAAAGTGATAATTATATGGATAAGTTTAG contains these protein-coding regions:
- a CDS encoding SPOR domain-containing protein, with amino-acid sequence MMRKFTFSFVFIFFLHIILFGQSPETQTDDSPLPKPTISLGVGLFSFYGDLYEKHFQNPLTSRIGYELMLTQPINKAFTINLYTNIGKLSANERLTDRNLNFTSDIRLGGIGVMYNFNHFLKKDRAFSPYIFTGFESFEFLSKADLKDRNGNTYYYWSDGSIRNVDEASTTNTAGTVILQRDYDFETDIREQNADGFGKYPERSFAVPVGVGFLMHLSKKVNLRVGSTMHFTFTDYIDGISDKSVGSRQGNKQKDKFLFSTASLSYNLDFLPSSDLDTLPANHFDGVDFMAIWNEDTDADGVLDINDSCANTPLNVPVDAKGCPFDDDNDGVYNYADKELKTPPGSFVNMDGVQLTDSMLLLARNIYLDSTGLFASMEYEKHGSMIPGFTGIPKREYTVLLGAYKSGIKPELMTKFLSIKDVITTNLADSSTAYTVGKYKNFTEAMIRKEKVPQDSMMNPKVVYFMNGKYIEETAASYEAYQKELAAGASSSYAGSSQNQAGSSNGGIPTANINTNEPVFRVQLGAYRKQLSANVFPGITDLVEIKTEDGLYKYMAGAYSTFAEAAARKIEIVTQGYKGAFITAYKGGSRVSLVSQGATPANPKKVVKEDLSEPGPAVNTFNKGLVVFKVQVGIYKGEPPSDMQAKYKTIGNVKREITTTGLSRYVTGSYNDYKSALKLKEEMAKKGFGDAFVVSFYNDQYITIQEALELIK
- a CDS encoding serine hydrolase; protein product: MKHLKIAVFSAFLLLLKFSIAQTGIAVFQLKKSDSLIQNFVNAHSIPGASVAITKKGNLVYNRSFGYSNIARTDSLRPYHKFRIASISKPITSIAIFKLIDMGLLTLADTVFGSNKIITDTYYLNAISDNRIFSITIKQLLEHTAGWDRTQPCDTFSFCDPLSFPLHVTASLGEPNPVGDSTLIKFTLQKGLNYTPGSTFAYSNMGYLILGKVIEKISGKKYIDFLQTELFDQLGICDIELGNTILPKEREVQYEAYDSTLSCYGTNQKVPWQYGGWNLEAMNSHGGLIATAEDLVKLIVAVDSYTTFPDILTSQSILQMRTPSTTNPFYAKGWEVNPANNWWHTGSLDGTASFIARTSGEYTWSILLNARPYSSPNFWNDLDALPWNCINTTTVWPTHNFFSPSINVSSIATLPVSGTSAKIKWINGNGTGRLLICSEDSLVKTYPQSGMFYYASDTFGNGFQFSPNTFAVYTGSKDSVILKNLNPTKNYFIQAFEYSQNTITGNKIIYKISCAENATFNLLGASSNNHLSSTNYLVYISENYLTVKLNKHPTPVHIRIYDQQGCVVMDTEIRNSENNYTLIDYKTGIYFVELLDKSNVRYVKKIFLSN
- a CDS encoding NAD-dependent deacylase → MKKLVVFTGAGISAESGIKTFRGSDGLWENYKITDVATFDAWQRNPAMVLDFYNQRRSQVMAAAPNEAHKTLVALEEYFDVHIITQNIDDLHERAGSKKVLHLHGEIMKARSTVDDRLIYELTKPEMKLGDTCEKGSQLRPHIVWFGEMVPKMEMAQSIAQTADVFVVIGTSLQVYPAAGLIDFVMPNVPIFLIDPSDVAIKKNLNIAIVKENASKGVKILFEQLMKKV